A stretch of DNA from Natrinema halophilum:
CGATCCGATACGAGACGGCTGGGCCGTCGTCGGCTCCAAACGCGACGCCGTGCATCCCCATATTCGCGGCCCCCTCGACGTCGTGGGCGTAGCGGTCACCGATCATCAGCGACCGCCCGGGAGAAACGCCGGCCTTGTCGAGAGCGGTCTCGAAGATGGCCGGATCGGGTTTGGTGCGTCCGACCTCCTCGGAGGTCGTAATCGAGTCGAAGTGCGAAGCAACGCCGAATTGCTCGAGAATACGTCGGCCTTCGGCGTCGTCGACGTCGCTGATAATGCCGACGTGCAGTTCCCGCTCGGCCAGACGCTCGATCGTTTCGGGCGCGCCGGGAATCGGTTCGATCGACGAGCGCACGATTTCGTCGAACCGCGGCTTCCATTCGTCTCGAGATACCGTCTCGCCGACGATGGACTCGATTCCCCGGTG
This window harbors:
- a CDS encoding HAD family hydrolase translates to MGKDVTADVSADTTITEWEAVFWDIGGVILPLDDVQAAHAAFVEDLIERHDVDTTVEEAIDTWRTTVGNHFRKRDGTEFRSARDGYHRGIESIVGETVSRDEWKPRFDEIVRSSIEPIPGAPETIERLAERELHVGIISDVDDAEGRRILEQFGVASHFDSITTSEEVGRTKPDPAIFETALDKAGVSPGRSLMIGDRYAHDVEGAANMGMHGVAFGADDGPAVSYRIETPEDVLDIVDAPDN